The following are from one region of the Phycisphaeraceae bacterium genome:
- the phoU gene encoding phosphate signaling complex protein PhoU, whose translation MSSKVPPPVHHPMPGKHIEFDDALDGLYRSLLNEGALAVRQVELAIKAFREVDREAATEVRKGDDEVDAEEVRIEEECLRLIATHHPVARDLRRIMAVIKINAELERIADHATGLCKAVLYLDREDAGAQGSIIWQPSLLEMADRILPRAHETLRALQRMDPAIALTIIRGDETLDVLAKRAFEEIEQDDNEGRISARTAMLAFRASRELERISDLLGSVCEDIIYMDTGRIVRHGTMPGSPTM comes from the coding sequence ATGTCCAGCAAGGTCCCGCCGCCGGTGCATCACCCGATGCCGGGCAAGCACATCGAGTTCGACGACGCGTTGGACGGGCTGTATCGCAGCCTGCTCAACGAGGGCGCGCTCGCGGTGCGTCAGGTCGAGCTGGCGATCAAGGCCTTCCGCGAGGTCGACCGCGAGGCCGCGACCGAGGTTCGCAAGGGCGACGACGAGGTCGACGCCGAGGAAGTGCGGATCGAGGAAGAGTGCCTGCGCCTGATCGCCACGCACCACCCCGTCGCGCGAGACCTTCGGCGCATCATGGCGGTGATCAAGATCAACGCCGAGCTCGAGCGCATCGCCGACCATGCCACAGGGCTCTGCAAGGCGGTGCTCTATCTCGACCGCGAGGACGCCGGCGCGCAGGGGTCGATCATCTGGCAGCCCTCGCTGCTGGAGATGGCCGACCGCATCCTGCCCCGCGCCCACGAGACCCTCCGCGCGCTGCAGCGCATGGACCCGGCGATCGCGCTGACGATCATCCGCGGCGACGAGACCCTCGATGTGCTCGCGAAGCGCGCGTTCGAGGAGATCGAACAGGACGACAACGAGGGGCGCATCTCGGCCCGCACCGCGATGCTGGCGTTCCGCGCCAGCCGCGAGCTGGAGCGCATCAGCGACCTGCTCGGCTCGGTGTGCGAGGACATCATCTACATGGACACCGGTCGCATTGTGCGTCACGGGACGATGCCCGGCTCTCCGACGATGTGA